The window GGTTGAAGGCGATCACGGTGAGCACGATGGCGATGCCGGGGAAGGTGGCGATCCACCACGCGTCGATCAGCGCGTCGCGGCCGTCGGCCACCATGTTCCCCCAGCTCGGCGTGGGCGGCTGCACGCCCAGGCCCAGGAAGGAGAGCGACGCCTCCGTCAGGATCGTCTGGCCGATGCCGAGGGTGGCGGAGACGATGACGGGGGCCATGGTGTTGGGGATCACGTGGCGCGAGATGATGCGCCAGTCGCCCATCCCCAGCGCGCGCGCGGCCTGCACGAACTCGCGCTCGCGCAGGCTGAGCACCTCCCCGCGCACCAGTCGCGCGGTCCCCATCCACCCCGTGAGCCCCAGCACCACCACCACCAGCCAGATGGAGGGCGAGAAGAGTGCGATCACCACGATCAGGAGCACCAGGCGCGGGAACGACAGCATCATGTCGGTCAGGCGCATCAGGATGGTGTCCACGTAGCCGCCGAAGTAGCCGGCCAGCGCCCCCACCAGCGTCCCCAGCGTCACCGAGATCCCCACCGCGATGAACCCGATGGTGAGCGAGATGCGGGATCCGTACAGCACGCGGGAGAAGATGTCGCGCCCGAACTTGTCGGTCCCCATCAGGTGCTCGCCCGAGGGCGGCAGGTTGCGCATGAGCACGATGTCGCCCTG of the Longimicrobium sp. genome contains:
- the opp4C gene encoding oligopeptide ABC transporter permease, whose translation is MRASPNVESSPPEPLPGTAAGMGGASVRPGGAAWTGIVLAMLAWGFVLALFFLSRERLWGMGRGGRITADLYLAAATMAVMAIALAYYTVRGVRRRQSGVAKPRGDSQWSIASRHFKKNRLAMAGLAVMILLYVITLVTPLVAPYDPAAQGDIVLMRNLPPSGEHLMGTDKFGRDIFSRVLYGSRISLTIGFIAVGISVTLGTLVGALAGYFGGYVDTILMRLTDMMLSFPRLVLLIVVIALFSPSIWLVVVVLGLTGWMGTARLVRGEVLSLREREFVQAARALGMGDWRIISRHVIPNTMAPVIVSATLGIGQTILTEASLSFLGLGVQPPTPSWGNMVADGRDALIDAWWIATFPGIAIVLTVIAFNLLGDGLRDALDPRLRT